In the Aneurinibacillus soli genome, one interval contains:
- the nadC gene encoding carboxylating nicotinate-nucleotide diphosphorylase has protein sequence MKMNEKLLDQQIEMWLSEDIGFGDITSQATIPQDSVGTGILYTKQAGVIAGLDVATHVFANLDPSLTFTKKVEEGTCVEKGVVIAEVEGSTQSILSGERLALNLLQRLSGIATETHTYVQKARTTSAHVRIVDTRKTTPGLRMLEKYAVVVGGGHNHRIGLFDAVMIKDNHIKGAGGITAAVQRAREAISHTMRIEVEVESLEQLEEAIAAKPDIIMLDNMDNETMAEAVRRVDGRMIVEASGGVNLDTVAGIAATGVDVISIGSLTHSVSALDISLDLNERKR, from the coding sequence ATGAAGATGAATGAAAAACTGCTGGATCAGCAGATTGAGATGTGGCTTTCCGAAGATATCGGATTTGGTGACATTACAAGTCAGGCGACCATTCCGCAGGATTCAGTTGGGACAGGCATCTTATATACGAAGCAGGCGGGTGTGATCGCAGGGCTTGATGTGGCGACTCACGTATTTGCCAATCTCGATCCGTCCCTTACGTTCACGAAAAAAGTGGAGGAAGGGACATGTGTTGAGAAAGGGGTCGTCATTGCCGAAGTAGAGGGTAGCACACAGAGCATTCTGAGTGGGGAACGGCTGGCGCTTAATCTGCTGCAACGCCTGTCTGGCATTGCGACAGAAACGCACACGTACGTACAGAAAGCACGGACAACAAGTGCGCATGTCCGCATTGTCGATACACGTAAGACAACACCAGGCTTGCGGATGCTAGAGAAATATGCGGTTGTAGTTGGTGGTGGCCATAATCATCGCATCGGCCTGTTTGATGCGGTCATGATTAAGGATAACCATATCAAAGGAGCAGGCGGGATTACGGCAGCGGTTCAACGTGCGCGGGAGGCGATTTCGCATACCATGCGCATTGAAGTGGAAGTGGAATCACTTGAACAGTTGGAAGAAGCGATAGCCGCGAAGCCGGATATTATTATGCTCGATAACATGGATAACGAAACGATGGCTGAAGCGGTGCGTCGTGTAGACGGGCGCATGATTGTGGAAGCATCTGGCGGAGTGAATCTTGATACGGTAGCAGGCATTGCTGCCACCGGTGTCGATGTGATCTCGATAGGGAGCTTGACACATTCGGTTTCAGCACTTGATATCAGCCTGGATTTGAACGAGAGAAAAAGATAA
- the nadB gene encoding L-aspartate oxidase gives MVPRYVLDFKLGELTTYTTDVLVIGSGIAGLYTALKISEQKNVTLISKTALTQSNTRYAQGGIAAVTAETDSPELHRQDTLIAGAGICSNEAVEVLVNEGPSCIVDLINYGTKFDEEDGAFALTKEGAHSQRRILHAQGDATGAEIVRALSARVLENERIKILEDHFTLDLVTNQGECIGALVRTSEGETVYIRANATVLATGGAGQLYRYTTNPEIATGDGMAMAYRAGAYIKDVEFIQFHPTALFYPGAPRFLISEAVRGEGAVLRNINGERFMDKYHPQKELAPRDVVARAIVSEMEATGSTFVYLDITHESEELIKHRFPTIYKVCLRYGLDMVTDWIPVAPAAHYIMGGIKTDVNGETATKRLFACGEVSCTGVHGANRLASNSLTEALIFGRRISECVKGMEPLGEEVPAISFSLMRQQTMNSDTVIERKLRLQKLMLTHVGLKRHEKGLTKAVRELERFVKAFRYKLDRPEDIEYLNLLTCSCLVANAALLREESRGGHYREDFAKRDDIVWRKHIVQSIEDGVLEERNTNEDE, from the coding sequence ATGGTACCTAGGTATGTCCTTGATTTTAAATTAGGTGAGCTTACCACATACACGACAGATGTACTTGTTATTGGTTCCGGGATTGCCGGATTGTATACAGCACTCAAAATCAGTGAGCAGAAAAATGTCACGCTGATCAGTAAGACAGCACTCACCCAGAGCAATACTCGATATGCACAGGGGGGGATTGCAGCTGTAACGGCAGAAACGGATTCGCCGGAACTGCACCGCCAAGACACCCTGATCGCTGGGGCGGGTATTTGCTCGAATGAAGCTGTTGAAGTGCTCGTGAATGAAGGCCCTTCATGTATTGTCGACCTGATTAACTATGGTACGAAGTTTGATGAAGAAGACGGAGCATTCGCTCTGACAAAAGAAGGCGCGCACAGCCAGCGCCGCATTCTGCATGCGCAGGGAGACGCAACCGGGGCGGAAATTGTCCGTGCTCTGTCTGCACGTGTGCTAGAAAATGAGCGGATCAAAATTCTCGAGGATCATTTCACATTAGATCTGGTAACCAATCAAGGTGAATGTATCGGAGCACTTGTCCGGACATCGGAAGGAGAGACGGTATACATTCGGGCGAACGCGACGGTTCTGGCAACAGGTGGAGCGGGCCAATTGTACCGTTATACGACAAATCCTGAGATTGCGACCGGAGATGGTATGGCGATGGCTTACCGTGCGGGTGCGTATATTAAGGATGTAGAGTTCATTCAATTCCATCCGACGGCACTATTTTATCCGGGGGCACCACGGTTCCTTATCTCAGAAGCCGTACGTGGTGAAGGAGCTGTCCTGCGTAACATTAATGGCGAACGCTTTATGGATAAGTATCATCCGCAGAAAGAACTGGCGCCGCGTGATGTCGTAGCACGTGCGATTGTATCCGAGATGGAAGCAACGGGATCAACGTTCGTTTATCTTGATATTACCCATGAATCGGAGGAATTGATCAAGCATCGCTTCCCGACCATTTATAAAGTATGCCTGCGCTACGGTCTCGACATGGTAACAGACTGGATTCCAGTAGCACCAGCGGCCCACTACATTATGGGTGGCATCAAAACAGATGTGAACGGGGAAACGGCAACGAAGCGCCTGTTTGCGTGCGGGGAAGTGTCCTGTACGGGTGTGCATGGAGCCAATCGTTTGGCAAGTAATTCCCTGACAGAGGCACTCATCTTTGGTCGCCGCATTTCGGAATGTGTAAAAGGGATGGAACCGCTTGGAGAAGAAGTGCCAGCGATTTCGTTCTCTTTGATGCGTCAACAGACGATGAACAGCGACACGGTAATCGAACGTAAGCTGCGCTTGCAGAAGCTTATGCTTACGCATGTTGGGCTGAAGCGTCACGAGAAGGGCCTGACGAAAGCGGTGCGAGAGCTTGAACGCTTCGTGAAGGCGTTCCGTTATAAACTTGACCGACCAGAAGATATTGAGTACTTGAACTTGCTGACATGCAGCTGCCTGGTAGCGAATGCGGCACTGCTTAGAGAAGAGAGTCGGGGCGGTCATTACCGCGAAGATTTCGCGAAGCGGGATGACATTGTCTGGCGCAAGCATATTGTGCAGTCGATTGAAGATGGTGTGTTAGAGGAGCGAAATACGAATGAAGATGAATGA
- the nadA gene encoding quinolinate synthase NadA — MEALALAKKEQRNQELRDKIMRLKKERNAIILAHYYQRPEIQEIADFLGDSFGLAQKAATTDADVIVFCGVHFMGESAKILNMDKTVLIPDERAGCPMADMVNVGGLRKLKAQHPNAKVVAYINTSADVKAETDICCTSSNAKNVIESIDAEEIIWVPDKNLGNWVSQFTDKNMIIWEGYCNTHDQLTVADVQALKDEHPDAQFVVHPECRPEVVALGDFVGSTTGILKYCRESNHKKFIVGTEDGVGYKLRLDSPDKEFIFASKYLVCPNMKVNNLKKVADCLETMQPQIYVPEEIADKARTSLERMLSVEAVQ; from the coding sequence ATGGAAGCGTTAGCTTTAGCGAAAAAAGAGCAGCGGAATCAGGAGCTGCGGGATAAGATTATGCGTCTTAAAAAAGAAAGAAATGCTATTATTCTTGCGCATTATTACCAGCGTCCAGAAATTCAGGAAATTGCAGATTTTCTCGGCGATTCCTTCGGTCTTGCTCAGAAAGCGGCGACGACAGATGCAGATGTAATTGTATTCTGTGGCGTTCACTTTATGGGGGAGAGTGCGAAAATTTTGAATATGGACAAGACTGTTCTCATCCCGGATGAACGGGCAGGCTGTCCGATGGCGGACATGGTAAACGTAGGGGGCTTACGTAAGCTGAAAGCTCAGCATCCGAATGCCAAAGTTGTCGCTTATATTAATACATCCGCAGACGTGAAAGCAGAGACAGACATTTGCTGTACATCGTCCAATGCGAAAAACGTAATTGAATCCATTGATGCAGAAGAAATCATCTGGGTTCCTGATAAAAATCTCGGCAACTGGGTATCTCAGTTTACTGATAAGAACATGATTATCTGGGAGGGCTATTGCAATACGCATGATCAGCTAACCGTTGCGGATGTGCAGGCGCTGAAAGACGAACATCCAGACGCTCAGTTCGTTGTTCATCCCGAATGCCGACCAGAAGTTGTCGCATTAGGAGACTTTGTGGGTAGCACAACCGGTATTCTTAAATATTGTCGTGAATCGAATCACAAGAAGTTCATCGTTGGGACAGAAGATGGTGTCGGCTATAAGCTACGCCTTGACAGCCCGGATAAGGAATTTATTTTTGCATCCAAATATTTGGTGTGCCCGAACATGAAAGTAAATAATCTCAAAAAAGTGGCAGACTGCCTCGAAACCATGCAGCCGCAAATTTATGTGCCGGAAGAAATCGCGGATAAGGCACGTACATCCCTTGAGCGGATGTTGTCGGTTGAAGCCGTTCAATAA
- the ftsH gene encoding ATP-dependent zinc metalloprotease FtsH: protein MNRFFRNTGFYLLIILVTVGIVNFITNTGPDTTKIPYNEFRQYLSQGKVEEVQIRPDRGTYYISGKMKDQTAFYTNGPLYDNKSLIDKIEAANLSKEEYLEQKGDSVWLTFLTSIIPFVIIFILFFFLLNQAQGGGSRVMNFGKSKAKLYNDEKKKVTFNDVAGADEEKAELVEVVEFLKDPRKFAALGARIPKGVLLVGPPGTGKTLLARAVAGEAGVPFFSISGSDFVEMFVGVGASRVRDLFENAKKNAPCIIFIDEIDAVGRQRGAGLGGGHDEREQTLNQLLVEMDGFGANEGIIIVAATNRPDILDPALLRPGRFDRQITVDRPDVKGREAVLHVHARNKPLGEAVDLDIIARRTPGFTGADLENLLNEAALLAARRNKRKIDMDEVDEAIDRVIAGPAKKSRVISDDEKRLVAYHEAGHTICGYFLKNADMVHKVTIIPRGSAGGYTVMLPKEDRFFATKSDLLDKIVGLLGGRVAEELVLKEVSTGAHNDFERATGIARRMVTEFGMSTNLGPMQFGQSQGQVFLGRDFGHEQNYSDETARQIDQEIQTIIRDCHQRCAELLTEHMDKLEGIAQALLEVETLNAEQIKSIIETGTLTTKVGGVKEVTSGDVKVQITGKADEAAPYPGIDSENNDKPSV, encoded by the coding sequence ATGAATCGGTTCTTCCGCAATACAGGATTTTATTTGCTAATTATTCTAGTAACAGTTGGGATTGTTAACTTTATCACCAACACGGGACCGGATACCACAAAAATCCCTTATAATGAGTTCCGGCAGTATTTAAGCCAGGGTAAGGTCGAAGAGGTCCAGATTCGTCCGGATCGCGGTACGTATTATATTTCAGGTAAAATGAAGGACCAGACGGCATTTTACACGAATGGACCTTTGTATGATAACAAAAGCCTGATTGACAAGATTGAAGCCGCTAACCTTTCCAAGGAAGAATATTTGGAACAAAAGGGTGACTCGGTCTGGCTTACCTTCCTGACATCAATCATTCCGTTCGTTATTATCTTCATTCTGTTTTTCTTCCTGCTGAATCAAGCCCAGGGCGGCGGCAGCAGAGTAATGAACTTCGGAAAAAGCAAGGCGAAGCTTTATAACGATGAGAAGAAAAAAGTTACGTTTAACGATGTAGCCGGTGCAGATGAAGAGAAAGCCGAACTGGTAGAAGTGGTGGAGTTCTTGAAAGACCCGCGTAAATTCGCGGCACTGGGTGCACGTATTCCGAAAGGCGTATTGCTTGTCGGTCCTCCGGGTACCGGTAAAACGCTTTTAGCTCGTGCTGTAGCCGGTGAAGCAGGCGTGCCGTTCTTCAGCATTAGTGGCTCCGACTTTGTTGAGATGTTTGTCGGTGTCGGTGCATCGCGTGTGCGCGACCTGTTTGAGAATGCGAAGAAGAATGCACCATGCATTATCTTTATTGATGAAATTGATGCAGTTGGACGTCAGCGTGGTGCCGGTCTTGGCGGTGGTCATGACGAGCGGGAACAAACGCTTAACCAGTTGCTCGTAGAAATGGACGGTTTCGGTGCCAACGAAGGGATCATCATCGTTGCTGCAACAAACCGACCGGATATTCTTGATCCGGCGCTTCTTCGTCCGGGACGTTTTGACCGTCAGATTACGGTTGACCGTCCAGACGTGAAAGGCCGTGAAGCAGTCCTTCATGTACATGCACGCAATAAGCCGCTTGGTGAAGCGGTTGATCTTGATATTATCGCACGTCGTACACCAGGCTTTACGGGTGCAGATCTTGAGAACTTGTTGAATGAGGCCGCACTTCTTGCAGCCCGCCGCAACAAGCGCAAGATCGATATGGATGAAGTGGATGAAGCAATCGACCGCGTGATCGCTGGTCCAGCGAAGAAGTCACGTGTTATCAGTGACGATGAGAAACGTCTCGTAGCATACCACGAAGCGGGACATACAATCTGCGGTTATTTCCTCAAAAACGCGGATATGGTGCATAAGGTTACCATTATTCCACGCGGTAGCGCAGGTGGATACACCGTGATGCTACCGAAGGAAGATCGTTTCTTCGCTACCAAATCTGACCTGCTCGACAAAATCGTCGGTCTCCTTGGCGGTCGCGTAGCAGAGGAGCTTGTGCTGAAAGAAGTAAGTACAGGCGCTCATAACGACTTCGAACGTGCAACAGGCATTGCTCGCCGCATGGTTACAGAGTTCGGGATGAGTACGAACCTAGGTCCGATGCAGTTTGGTCAGAGCCAGGGTCAAGTATTCCTGGGTCGTGATTTTGGCCATGAGCAGAACTATAGTGATGAGACAGCGCGTCAGATCGACCAGGAAATCCAGACGATCATCCGCGATTGCCATCAGCGTTGTGCGGAACTGCTGACTGAGCATATGGATAAACTGGAAGGAATAGCGCAGGCTCTTCTTGAAGTCGAAACACTCAATGCAGAACAGATCAAGAGCATCATTGAGACGGGTACGCTGACGACTAAAGTTGGTGGCGTGAAAGAAGTAACGTCTGGTGATGTGAAAGTTCAGATTACAGGTAAGGCTGATGAAGCCGCTCCGTATCCAGGCATTGATAGCGAGAATAACGACAAACCGAGCGTGTAA
- the hpt gene encoding hypoxanthine phosphoribosyltransferase translates to MEKDIEKILLSEEEISAKVSELGSILSEEYAGKNPLVICVLRGAAPFMTDLVRRMTIPLEMDFMAVSSYGKSTQSSGIVRIMKDLDTSVEDRHVLVVEDIIDSGLTLSYLVDNLERRNAASVKVVTLLDKPARRAVDLKPHFSGFQIPDAFVVGYGLDYAEKYRNLPYIGILKPSVYS, encoded by the coding sequence ATGGAAAAAGACATTGAAAAAATACTGCTTTCAGAGGAAGAAATCTCCGCAAAAGTAAGCGAACTGGGCAGTATTCTCTCTGAAGAATACGCAGGCAAGAACCCGCTTGTTATTTGTGTTTTACGCGGAGCTGCGCCGTTCATGACTGATCTCGTGCGCCGCATGACGATTCCTCTTGAAATGGACTTCATGGCGGTATCAAGCTACGGGAAATCGACTCAGTCGTCCGGTATTGTCCGCATCATGAAAGACCTGGATACATCAGTAGAAGACCGCCATGTTCTCGTAGTAGAGGATATTATCGACAGCGGACTTACATTGAGCTATCTGGTTGATAATTTGGAACGCCGTAATGCGGCATCTGTAAAGGTGGTAACCTTGCTGGATAAACCAGCACGCCGTGCCGTTGACCTAAAGCCGCACTTTAGTGGGTTCCAGATTCCAGACGCATTTGTAGTAGGGTATGGGCTCGATTATGCGGAGAAATACCGCAATCTGCCGTACATTGGTATTTTGAAGCCATCGGTTTATAGCTAG
- the tilS gene encoding tRNA lysidine(34) synthetase TilS — translation MRDSLLVHVQRFIKERDLIHAGDAIVIAVSGGPDSVALLHLFAGLQEQHNFHLTAAHLNHCFRGKESEADSRYVQSVCAKLSVPCVAEAIDVPRVMAETGAGTQEAARQVRYHFLHRVAKETGSRIIATAHHADDQMETVLMRLVRGTGIEGLAGIPVQREEEGLSIIRPMLTVTREEIEAYCAAHDLQPRHDQSNDSDKYLRNRIRRHWMPLMKQENPHLADAITQLTALARDENDLMDQITRDTLAEIIHTKNPNTIVIVQNGFVLHHVALQRRMIKLILSYLLKSDIGNIRYFHIENIRQIIADTYPSGRLDLPGGIQVRREYQRVVFSSIYNDVSIPPYIYTLEVPGVVYIPEIDRTFRSRFGKRTDVENAALAGTFAVFDPAKIKGKLYVRQRRAGDRMTVLGMTGTKKVKDIFIDAKIPQPDRESIPLLTDESQILWIPGIRRSAAYIPEESTGDLLYVEFQ, via the coding sequence ATGAGGGATAGTTTGCTTGTGCATGTACAGCGCTTTATAAAAGAGCGCGATCTTATACATGCAGGAGATGCGATTGTGATCGCAGTCTCAGGTGGACCTGATTCAGTAGCGCTGCTTCATTTGTTTGCCGGTCTTCAAGAGCAGCACAATTTTCATCTGACTGCTGCGCACCTCAATCACTGCTTTCGCGGTAAGGAGTCAGAGGCGGACAGTCGGTATGTGCAGTCGGTATGTGCAAAGCTTTCTGTTCCTTGTGTAGCGGAAGCTATTGATGTGCCGCGTGTTATGGCAGAGACAGGAGCGGGAACGCAGGAAGCTGCCAGACAGGTGCGATACCATTTTTTGCACAGGGTAGCCAAAGAAACAGGGAGCCGGATCATCGCAACTGCACATCATGCAGATGATCAAATGGAAACGGTACTCATGCGTCTTGTTCGTGGTACAGGAATAGAAGGACTAGCCGGGATTCCGGTACAGCGTGAAGAAGAAGGACTGTCAATTATCCGACCGATGTTGACTGTGACAAGGGAGGAGATCGAAGCGTACTGTGCTGCGCATGATTTACAACCGCGCCATGACCAAAGTAATGACAGTGATAAGTATTTGCGCAATCGTATTCGAAGACACTGGATGCCGCTTATGAAGCAGGAAAATCCGCATTTGGCAGATGCGATCACGCAACTAACCGCGCTTGCTCGAGATGAAAATGACCTGATGGATCAAATCACTCGGGATACACTGGCGGAAATCATACACACTAAAAATCCGAATACAATAGTGATAGTACAAAATGGTTTTGTATTGCATCACGTTGCTTTACAAAGGAGGATGATTAAACTAATATTAAGTTATCTGCTGAAAAGCGACATTGGTAACATTCGTTATTTCCATATTGAGAATATCAGACAAATCATCGCCGATACATATCCTTCTGGTCGACTTGATCTGCCGGGCGGCATACAGGTGCGCCGAGAGTATCAGCGGGTGGTTTTTTCGTCTATATATAACGATGTTTCTATACCCCCCTACATATACACGTTGGAAGTTCCAGGAGTGGTATACATTCCTGAGATTGACAGAACGTTTCGTAGCCGTTTCGGTAAACGGACGGATGTGGAAAACGCTGCTTTGGCGGGTACATTTGCCGTGTTTGATCCTGCCAAGATCAAGGGTAAGCTATACGTGAGGCAGCGGCGGGCCGGAGACCGAATGACGGTTTTGGGCATGACTGGAACGAAAAAGGTGAAAGATATTTTTATCGACGCCAAAATTCCACAGCCAGATCGCGAATCTATCCCCTTGCTTACGGATGAAAGCCAAATCCTCTGGATTCCAGGTATTCGGCGTTCTGCCGCATACATACCGGAAGAGAGCACGGGCGATTTGTTATATGTAGAATTTCAGTAA
- a CDS encoding DUF4276 family protein, whose amino-acid sequence MKHLMFLLEEPSTKKFLDEWLPKWLPEDIVFTTVPHEGKHDLQKSIPRKIRAMKNIPDIKFIIIHDQDSADCIELKKQLQVLCREAGCEDVLIRIACHELESWFLGDLLAVERAFNENGLFEKHGQKSKFREPDKLNNAAQELKKIIPSYQKVNGARKIAAYISIERNRSLSFRRLYEGINRMI is encoded by the coding sequence GTGAAGCATCTAATGTTCTTGTTAGAAGAACCATCGACGAAGAAGTTTTTAGATGAATGGCTACCAAAATGGCTTCCAGAAGATATAGTATTTACAACAGTTCCACATGAAGGAAAGCATGACTTACAAAAATCAATTCCAAGAAAAATAAGGGCCATGAAGAATATTCCGGACATAAAATTTATTATTATTCATGACCAGGATAGTGCGGATTGTATTGAATTAAAAAAGCAACTTCAAGTATTGTGTAGAGAAGCCGGATGCGAAGATGTGCTTATCCGTATTGCTTGTCACGAGCTAGAATCATGGTTTTTAGGTGATTTATTAGCTGTAGAAAGGGCTTTTAATGAAAATGGGCTGTTTGAAAAGCACGGACAAAAAAGTAAATTTCGTGAGCCAGACAAGTTAAACAATGCAGCTCAAGAGTTAAAAAAGATCATTCCTTCTTATCAAAAAGTAAATGGTGCTCGAAAAATAGCAGCTTACATATCAATTGAGAGAAATCGATCCTTGAGTTTTAGGAGGCTATATGAGGGCATTAATAGAATGATATGA